A stretch of Clostridia bacterium DNA encodes these proteins:
- a CDS encoding FAD-binding oxidoreductase has protein sequence MSQRYDYLIIGAGITGTSLGARLSARGKTVLILDKQGIAGGASGGNLGQISLMDRFEPWHLELAMESLDFYEKLEKKIAIGYRQHGGSILLMKQDQIERAEEVQKIQQPRGLSMELLTPKEAKTLEPRLKKEGLNAMVYCRQEGSVDPLALNFYMADMAVASGAEIRTSECVMELVQSAQGIEKVLTDKGTYTADTVINCAGGWAEQIANLVGDELPIRSHKGTAFVTQPMPKFLTTTLVGGGFLMEDTGGDAEDLRIGTAICQHVNGSIIIGQATEKTMTDDRSIGRVGLGQTAINMMSYFPDLRNVDILRAWAVSTSYSDDGKPVMGYSEKVSNLFTVAGFKGAFTTAPAVADRASRMLLYGEPFVAEAEQGRKRNQE, from the coding sequence ATGTCGCAACGTTACGATTATTTAATCATAGGCGCGGGAATCACGGGAACGTCGTTAGGAGCTAGGCTTTCTGCTCGTGGCAAGACTGTGCTGATTCTCGACAAACAAGGGATTGCCGGTGGCGCTTCGGGAGGAAATCTAGGACAAATTTCACTGATGGATCGTTTCGAACCGTGGCATCTAGAATTGGCCATGGAATCTTTGGACTTTTATGAAAAATTGGAAAAGAAGATTGCCATCGGCTACCGGCAGCATGGAGGTTCCATCTTGCTGATGAAGCAAGACCAGATTGAAAGGGCTGAAGAAGTCCAAAAAATTCAGCAACCAAGGGGGCTTTCCATGGAACTATTGACCCCCAAAGAAGCAAAAACATTGGAACCGAGACTGAAAAAAGAAGGCTTAAATGCGATGGTTTATTGTCGGCAAGAGGGATCGGTAGACCCCTTGGCACTGAATTTTTATATGGCTGATATGGCTGTAGCAAGTGGGGCTGAAATTCGCACTAGCGAATGTGTGATGGAACTTGTTCAATCTGCGCAAGGAATTGAGAAGGTTCTGACAGATAAAGGTACATATACAGCGGACACTGTAATCAATTGTGCTGGCGGTTGGGCGGAGCAGATTGCCAATCTGGTGGGAGATGAATTGCCTATTCGCTCCCATAAAGGAACGGCATTTGTAACCCAACCCATGCCGAAATTTCTCACGACCACTTTGGTAGGCGGGGGATTCTTAATGGAGGATACCGGTGGGGATGCAGAAGACCTACGGATTGGTACAGCCATTTGCCAACATGTTAACGGCAGTATAATCATTGGCCAAGCGACAGAAAAGACCATGACGGATGACCGCTCGATTGGCCGTGTCGGACTTGGACAAACGGCAATCAATATGATGAGTTATTTTCCGGATCTAAGGAATGTGGACATTCTGAGGGCTTGGGCTGTTTCTACATCCTACTCGGATGACGGGAAACCGGTCATGGGATATAGCGAAAAGGTGAGCAACTTGTTTACGGTAGCTGGATTCAAGGGAGCATTTACTACAGCACCTGCTGTAGCAGACAGAGCCTCTAGAATGTTGCTTTATGGTGAGCCTTTCGTTGCCGAGGCCGAACAGGGAAGGAAGCGTAATCAAGAGTAA
- a CDS encoding amidohydrolase family protein — protein MRIDIHVHDTKPIELLLESMEKNQIDKAFVCSSAVAKGENVKTLKDAKMVLGNVARAQTKEGSQRTVQEVNRDLAEKLAPYKGKLYGFGKVDLYDQDIEAQMASIVECGLYGVGEIIGIHEHVELLRPVLSFSSKQKTFPIFIHCDFPVEYEDLENLFDLIEEYPDARIIIGHMGGNHWIKAVERVKGLTNCLLDASEVVNYVPFYVAVAEHPDVVAYGSDFPWDLQEVNLARLNNMGLSKEVYAQVMGENLRRFMEW, from the coding sequence ATGCGGATAGATATTCATGTGCACGATACTAAACCCATAGAATTGTTGCTGGAATCAATGGAGAAAAACCAAATAGACAAAGCCTTTGTGTGCTCTTCGGCTGTGGCCAAGGGTGAAAATGTGAAGACGCTGAAAGATGCTAAGATGGTGCTTGGAAATGTCGCAAGAGCACAAACAAAGGAAGGCAGCCAGCGCACCGTTCAAGAGGTAAATCGGGATTTGGCCGAAAAACTCGCGCCATACAAAGGAAAGCTATATGGATTTGGAAAGGTAGACTTATATGACCAAGATATAGAAGCACAAATGGCTTCTATCGTGGAATGTGGTCTTTATGGTGTCGGCGAAATCATCGGAATACATGAGCATGTAGAACTTCTAAGGCCGGTACTATCTTTTTCTTCCAAGCAAAAGACTTTTCCGATATTTATTCATTGTGATTTTCCTGTGGAATACGAGGACTTGGAAAACCTTTTCGATTTGATTGAAGAGTATCCCGATGCAAGAATTATTATTGGACATATGGGAGGCAACCACTGGATTAAGGCAGTGGAACGGGTCAAGGGTCTTACGAACTGTTTACTCGACGCCTCGGAAGTTGTAAATTATGTGCCATTTTATGTGGCCGTTGCTGAACATCCGGATGTAGTAGCTTATGGCTCAGATTTCCCATGGGACCTTCAGGAAGTGAATCTAGCTCGCTTGAACAACATGGGACTGTCTAAAGAAGTGTATGCCCAGGTTATGGGTGAAAATCTTAGACGATTCATGGAGTGGTGA
- a CDS encoding amidohydrolase — MKKIDAHVHLTPPCIEKRCEALKKTEPYWQLLADSPKNSFTDAEGLIAEMDRIGIDKSVVFGFSFLDPLLCREVNDYTLDAIKRYPDRLIGFMSVSPHDHNLESEIDRCHAGGLRGIGEMFPDGQKWDITDKAHTSPLIGLCAERNLPVMVHTNERVGHYYPGKVSTTPLEASRLAEHHPDATFIFAHWGGGLPFYELMKEIRHNNRNVYYDTAASIFLYDKAIFRVARELGVLDKVLFASDYPLVTPERYFDYIDTSGLSQEELEAVYHKNAEKLLGE; from the coding sequence ATGAAAAAAATTGACGCACACGTACATTTGACGCCGCCTTGTATTGAAAAAAGATGTGAAGCGCTTAAGAAAACGGAACCGTATTGGCAGTTATTGGCGGATAGTCCGAAAAACAGTTTTACGGATGCAGAAGGATTGATAGCAGAAATGGATCGAATCGGTATAGATAAGTCAGTAGTGTTTGGATTTTCTTTTTTGGACCCACTACTGTGCCGAGAGGTGAACGACTATACCTTGGATGCTATAAAAAGATATCCAGATCGGTTAATTGGATTCATGTCTGTATCGCCACATGACCACAATTTGGAATCCGAAATTGACCGTTGCCATGCGGGTGGCTTACGGGGAATCGGAGAGATGTTCCCGGATGGGCAGAAGTGGGATATAACAGATAAAGCGCACACCTCGCCTTTAATTGGACTCTGTGCGGAGAGAAACCTGCCGGTTATGGTACATACCAACGAACGAGTTGGCCACTATTATCCAGGTAAAGTTTCGACAACTCCGCTGGAAGCTTCAAGATTGGCAGAGCACCATCCTGATGCGACTTTTATCTTTGCGCATTGGGGTGGAGGACTTCCCTTTTATGAACTGATGAAAGAGATTCGTCATAATAATCGGAACGTCTACTATGACACGGCAGCAAGCATATTTTTGTATGATAAGGCTATTTTCCGAGTGGCAAGGGAATTGGGCGTTTTAGACAAGGTACTGTTTGCCAGCGATTATCCACTGGTTACACCTGAACGTTATTTTGACTACATTGATACTAGTGGCTTGAGCCAAGAGGAGCTTGAAGCAGTATATCATAAAAATGCAGAAAAACTATTGGGGGAATGA
- a CDS encoding amidohydrolase translates to MQKNYWGNEFMIWIQNLDYLIQDAERVLCGADLLIDGDRIVAVGTVDPAQAGNAEIISGEGKIAMPGFVNTHTHLYQNMLKGMGDGLRLKPWCEQVTFPFASIIHKEERETDEPKLGYHWAALGAMEMVRSGITSFVDMDIVQDGVLQAWQDIGVRGNLALQLVNKWVPKELMVPDEVRKKKALDIIERWHKNGKLTVSLAPSTPFACTPEFLMWIRDTAKERNLEIFIHISETKWEVEQAKDETGNTPFGYLEEMGFFERPVHAVHCVCVEPEDIEIMKKRKLDVIYNPKSNAKLGSGIAPIGTYLKQGIPVAVSTDGAASNDSLDMFEEMRFGQLLQKASAQNPLEVSVEDMFNMATKEGAKMMNIDAGVLEEGKLADLVLLDDRGVHMQPINGVLQTVFYCAKSSDVDTVIIGGDMVMQDKQFVTVDETGIIDSAVGLSNKAKAQVGKKLDADF, encoded by the coding sequence ATGCAGAAAAACTATTGGGGGAATGAATTTATGATCTGGATACAAAACCTGGACTATCTAATTCAGGATGCCGAACGAGTGCTATGTGGAGCAGATCTATTGATTGATGGCGACCGCATTGTTGCAGTAGGTACGGTTGATCCAGCGCAAGCAGGAAATGCCGAAATAATCTCTGGCGAGGGGAAAATCGCCATGCCGGGTTTCGTAAATACCCATACTCATCTCTACCAAAATATGCTCAAGGGTATGGGAGATGGGCTCAGACTAAAACCATGGTGTGAACAGGTGACCTTTCCTTTTGCCAGTATTATCCATAAAGAGGAACGGGAGACGGATGAACCTAAACTGGGATATCACTGGGCAGCCTTAGGTGCCATGGAAATGGTTCGCAGTGGCATTACTAGTTTTGTGGATATGGACATCGTGCAAGATGGTGTCTTGCAGGCGTGGCAGGACATTGGTGTTCGAGGGAATTTAGCACTGCAATTGGTGAATAAATGGGTTCCTAAAGAGCTGATGGTACCGGATGAAGTTAGAAAGAAAAAAGCATTAGACATCATTGAACGGTGGCATAAGAATGGTAAATTAACTGTTTCTTTGGCCCCGTCAACACCGTTTGCTTGTACACCCGAATTCCTTATGTGGATTAGGGATACAGCAAAAGAACGTAACTTAGAGATATTCATACATATCTCCGAAACCAAATGGGAGGTGGAACAAGCTAAGGATGAAACGGGGAATACGCCATTTGGCTATTTGGAAGAAATGGGATTCTTCGAAAGGCCCGTACATGCAGTACATTGTGTCTGCGTGGAGCCTGAGGATATTGAGATTATGAAGAAACGAAAGCTAGATGTGATTTATAATCCCAAGAGCAATGCGAAACTGGGAAGTGGCATAGCTCCTATTGGAACCTATCTAAAACAGGGGATTCCAGTGGCGGTTTCGACGGACGGTGCGGCGTCTAATGACTCACTGGACATGTTCGAAGAAATGCGCTTTGGACAGCTTCTACAGAAAGCCAGTGCTCAAAACCCACTGGAAGTTAGCGTCGAGGATATGTTCAATATGGCTACCAAAGAGGGAGCCAAAATGATGAATATTGACGCTGGTGTACTGGAGGAAGGCAAGCTAGCCGACCTAGTGTTGTTGGATGACAGAGGAGTACACATGCAACCGATCAACGGCGTTCTACAAACTGTATTTTACTGTGCTAAATCTTCAGATGTCGATACCGTTATCATCGGCGGAGATATGGTTATGCAAGATAAGCAGTTTGTTACAGTGGATGAAACCGGGATTATAGATTCTGCGGTCGGTCTGAGTAACAAGGCCAAGGCCCAGGTTGGAAAAAAACTTGATGCGGATTTTTAA
- a CDS encoding energy-coupling factor transporter transmembrane protein EcfT, which yields MSILDYHYGDSFVHRMDPRVKMILLILLTIVVFMISNFYVLVAMFALVLLIWKTASLPLKNIVKYMKFLLSLVAFLIVLQGLFFSSGDNPVILLHPIIPDVVPLIGGHGTIYLDGILFGLILGFRLLTLVCIMPIFVMTTTISETSLGLVKLGMNYKYAYMTTTALNLIPTLQDEAKLVMDAQKMRGFMVFETGKFMEKLRAYSTLVVPLVVGAMRRAQLMGVAMEARAFGAMKTRTYREELHMQTKDFVYGAIVALLCIGLVYFNNRLGGWY from the coding sequence ATGAGTATCCTAGACTATCATTATGGGGATTCTTTTGTACACAGGATGGATCCCAGGGTGAAGATGATTTTGTTGATTCTATTGACCATTGTCGTTTTCATGATTAGTAATTTTTATGTATTGGTTGCAATGTTTGCGCTAGTGCTATTAATTTGGAAAACGGCGTCATTACCTTTGAAGAATATAGTAAAGTACATGAAATTTTTGCTCAGTTTGGTTGCTTTTCTGATTGTCTTGCAGGGCTTATTCTTTTCCAGCGGAGACAATCCAGTCATTTTGCTGCATCCAATTATTCCTGATGTGGTACCTTTGATCGGGGGACACGGAACAATTTATTTAGATGGTATATTGTTTGGACTTATTTTGGGATTTAGACTCCTGACTCTAGTATGTATAATGCCAATTTTTGTCATGACCACTACGATAAGTGAGACTTCCTTGGGACTCGTTAAACTGGGTATGAATTACAAGTATGCCTACATGACAACGACAGCGTTGAATCTAATTCCTACTCTGCAAGATGAAGCGAAGTTGGTGATGGATGCGCAGAAGATGCGCGGATTCATGGTTTTTGAAACAGGTAAATTCATGGAGAAACTCCGAGCTTATAGCACACTAGTAGTGCCATTGGTTGTTGGAGCCATGCGCCGGGCCCAACTTATGGGTGTGGCTATGGAGGCTAGGGCTTTTGGGGCTATGAAGACTAGAACCTATCGAGAAGAGCTACATATGCAAACCAAAGACTTTGTTTATGGAGCGATTGTTGCGCTTCTTTGTATTGGACTGGTGTATTTTAACAATCGTTTAGGGGGATGGTACTAA
- a CDS encoding ATP-binding cassette domain-containing protein produces MGTIIEAKDFSYNYPRRENQVLKDLNFKVEEGEFIAIMGRNGAGKSTLCQALDGVIPHLHGGSVWGNIVIDGLDTQDVEVATMAQKIGIVLEDPEAQLFTTRVDDEIAFGIENLCLPREEIIERIKWATKVVRLEGYGDREPTALSGGQKQRCAIAATLAMKPKIMVLDEPTSQLDPIGTYEVFDVIKSLKEEYGMTVLVTTHKSEHIAQYADKIMVLEDGKIVAFDTPQAIFRNSELLEHVAVRPPQVSLLASYLNSKGQHIERTDYPILIEEAEALIRKLTGGASNGQ; encoded by the coding sequence ATGGGTACAATCATAGAAGCCAAAGATTTTAGCTACAATTATCCCAGAAGGGAAAATCAGGTTCTGAAGGATCTGAATTTCAAAGTAGAAGAGGGAGAATTTATTGCTATCATGGGTAGAAACGGTGCAGGTAAATCTACACTTTGCCAAGCACTCGATGGAGTAATTCCACATTTGCATGGGGGGTCAGTATGGGGCAATATCGTAATCGATGGTCTGGATACTCAAGATGTTGAAGTTGCGACGATGGCACAAAAGATTGGGATAGTCCTTGAAGACCCAGAAGCGCAGCTCTTTACAACTCGCGTGGATGATGAGATTGCCTTTGGTATAGAAAACCTATGCCTACCTCGGGAAGAAATTATTGAACGGATTAAATGGGCTACCAAGGTAGTACGTTTGGAAGGATATGGCGATCGCGAACCGACAGCACTTTCAGGAGGTCAAAAACAGCGTTGTGCAATTGCTGCCACCTTGGCAATGAAGCCTAAAATAATGGTGCTGGATGAACCGACATCGCAGTTGGACCCGATTGGTACATATGAAGTATTTGACGTAATCAAGAGCCTAAAAGAGGAATACGGTATGACTGTATTGGTCACCACGCATAAAAGTGAACACATTGCACAATATGCCGATAAAATAATGGTATTGGAGGATGGCAAAATCGTTGCATTCGATACACCGCAAGCAATCTTCCGTAATTCTGAATTATTAGAACATGTGGCCGTCAGACCGCCACAGGTATCCTTACTAGCCTCATATTTGAATAGCAAGGGGCAGCATATTGAGCGAACGGATTATCCAATTTTGATTGAAGAGGCGGAAGCCCTGATTCGCAAATTGACAGGAGGTGCTTCAAATGGCCAATAA
- a CDS encoding ATP-binding cassette domain-containing protein — protein MANNIIEVKDLSYCYVENGPMCVNNMNISIEEGSFVGIIGQNGAGKSTLMKNLTGLLRPTKGSIYIKGEDIAETPVAVIANTLGYVLQNPDRQLFADTVREELAFGPTNQGVSEEEVNKRIDYILESIGIMHLADEYPPALSKGDRAKVVIGSVLAMEPQIIILDEPTGGQDYIGRYQIMDIARKFHERGHTVVVVTHSMALVAEYCDRIIVLCNAEILLQGTSKEVFSQPEVLAKTFIRPPQITELANRMKEELNIHETLLSVEEMGNKVLEHIPEGK, from the coding sequence ATGGCCAATAACATTATTGAGGTAAAAGATCTTAGTTATTGTTATGTTGAAAACGGTCCTATGTGTGTGAACAATATGAACATCAGCATTGAGGAAGGTTCTTTTGTCGGGATTATTGGGCAAAATGGTGCTGGGAAATCCACCTTGATGAAAAATTTAACTGGATTACTGCGCCCGACAAAAGGAAGCATATACATCAAAGGCGAAGATATTGCAGAGACACCGGTAGCTGTGATTGCCAATACACTAGGATATGTTTTACAAAATCCTGACCGCCAGCTATTTGCTGATACGGTACGGGAAGAATTGGCCTTTGGTCCCACAAACCAGGGTGTATCAGAAGAAGAAGTCAATAAGAGAATTGACTATATCTTGGAATCGATTGGAATTATGCATTTGGCTGATGAATATCCTCCAGCCTTGTCCAAAGGGGACAGAGCGAAGGTGGTAATTGGTTCCGTGTTAGCAATGGAACCTCAAATTATTATTTTGGATGAACCTACTGGTGGGCAGGACTATATTGGACGCTATCAAATTATGGATATTGCTCGGAAATTCCATGAGCGTGGACATACCGTGGTTGTAGTTACCCATTCCATGGCACTAGTGGCGGAATATTGTGACAGGATTATTGTGTTATGCAATGCGGAAATATTACTTCAAGGAACCAGCAAGGAAGTTTTCTCACAACCCGAAGTTTTAGCAAAAACCTTTATTCGTCCTCCTCAGATTACGGAGCTAGCAAATAGGATGAAAGAAGAACTGAATATTCATGAAACTTTGCTTAGTGTTGAAGAGATGGGAAATAAGGTGTTGGAACATATCCCGGAAGGAAAGTAG
- a CDS encoding amidohydrolase, translated as MKKAMQCFEEIKDDVEVLANKIWSHPEIALNEFYAVKLYRDYLEGQGFRVLPVEGLSTALVAEYGSGHPIVGVLGEYDALPGLSQKVSSKQEPVEEGGLGHGCGHNLLGASAAVACVAVKKSMEESGLTGTVRFYGCPAEEIGKGKAIMNEKGVFDDLDACLTWHPGPWNAVTASRLSALMRAEFFFHGVGAHAGAHPELGRSALDAVELMNVGANYLREHIPMGTRLHYIITNGGQVVNTVPEDASVQYVIRAPKSNIVHEVFDRLTKVADGAAMMTETSVRVELQSDNYDTKNNMVLEDLMHEVYQECGEIEFTQEEKKLAEELVKTLPESHYNNARSVYGVEKGIYLDGKPRPILGRNETFGASSDIGHVTYKVPTMQCSGTCFPLGVPLHSWQATASAGSKFGVRGARHMSKVLACGLERLLLNEKQVLEKAKQEFLQDD; from the coding sequence GTGAAAAAAGCGATGCAATGTTTTGAAGAAATCAAAGATGACGTTGAAGTCTTAGCAAACAAAATCTGGAGTCATCCGGAAATTGCGCTAAATGAGTTCTATGCTGTCAAATTATATCGAGACTACCTTGAAGGGCAGGGCTTTAGGGTCTTGCCTGTAGAAGGCCTTTCGACTGCTTTGGTGGCTGAATATGGCTCTGGGCACCCCATTGTAGGTGTTTTGGGTGAATATGATGCTTTGCCTGGTTTGTCCCAAAAAGTCTCATCGAAACAGGAGCCTGTTGAAGAAGGCGGCTTGGGCCATGGCTGCGGCCATAACTTGTTGGGCGCATCTGCTGCTGTAGCTTGTGTGGCTGTGAAAAAGAGCATGGAAGAATCAGGTTTGACTGGAACAGTACGCTTCTATGGATGTCCGGCCGAAGAAATCGGTAAGGGCAAGGCCATCATGAATGAAAAAGGCGTGTTTGACGATCTCGATGCTTGTTTGACCTGGCATCCAGGCCCATGGAATGCCGTGACAGCTAGCAGATTAAGTGCACTCATGCGGGCGGAATTCTTTTTTCATGGTGTCGGAGCACACGCGGGTGCACATCCAGAACTAGGCCGTAGTGCCTTAGATGCTGTTGAATTGATGAACGTAGGGGCAAACTATTTAAGAGAACATATCCCTATGGGGACCCGCTTGCATTATATTATTACCAATGGGGGTCAAGTCGTTAATACTGTCCCGGAGGATGCTAGTGTTCAGTATGTAATACGGGCACCGAAATCCAATATTGTCCATGAAGTATTTGACCGCCTTACGAAAGTGGCAGACGGTGCAGCGATGATGACAGAGACGTCTGTGCGAGTAGAATTACAATCGGATAACTATGATACTAAAAACAACATGGTATTAGAAGATTTGATGCATGAAGTTTACCAAGAGTGTGGCGAAATTGAGTTCACACAGGAAGAAAAGAAACTGGCCGAAGAGCTAGTGAAAACGCTTCCAGAAAGCCACTACAACAATGCTCGATCAGTCTATGGTGTTGAAAAGGGGATCTATCTAGATGGTAAACCCCGACCCATTCTAGGACGGAATGAAACCTTTGGTGCATCATCGGATATAGGGCACGTGACCTATAAAGTTCCGACGATGCAGTGTTCAGGAACATGCTTTCCTTTGGGTGTTCCACTACATAGTTGGCAGGCGACTGCGAGTGCTGGTTCGAAGTTTGGTGTTCGAGGTGCTAGGCATATGTCAAAGGTATTAGCATGTGGTTTGGAGCGACTTCTGTTGAATGAGAAACAAGTTCTTGAAAAGGCCAAACAAGAGTTTCTGCAAGATGATTAA
- a CDS encoding ECF transporter S component — protein MAEARKYEGKTNFAVYAVWAALISVASLLPSIPMIGTGGTFSLKAIVLPLSGILFGPAAGAIICAIGGFIGQMLAPHTAWMGIATFITGIFTGTIAGFVSRGNWKIPLGILIIFTGLWLTHPIGREAIIFPAVFYSLGAVTIIIGGIFAKKWLLGTNNVLKGVAIWLSSFSGFVLAAGYANYIGGLLMLQLPATVWVGLTFLSPIERSVFSLGAAIIGIPLLVGLPKIGVFVGPKPEGE, from the coding sequence TTGGCTGAAGCAAGAAAGTATGAAGGAAAAACTAACTTTGCCGTTTATGCGGTTTGGGCTGCACTCATTTCTGTAGCATCTTTATTACCTTCCATTCCTATGATAGGAACAGGAGGAACATTCAGCTTAAAAGCGATTGTATTGCCATTGTCTGGTATTTTATTTGGACCAGCTGCCGGTGCTATCATTTGCGCAATTGGAGGCTTCATTGGACAAATGTTGGCTCCTCATACGGCATGGATGGGTATTGCGACTTTCATTACTGGAATTTTTACCGGAACTATTGCCGGATTTGTATCCCGCGGTAACTGGAAGATTCCATTGGGCATTTTGATAATTTTTACTGGCCTATGGCTCACACATCCTATCGGTAGAGAAGCAATCATTTTCCCAGCAGTTTTCTATTCCTTGGGTGCAGTTACCATTATTATTGGTGGGATTTTCGCTAAGAAATGGTTGCTTGGTACAAACAATGTACTAAAAGGGGTAGCTATTTGGCTATCGTCTTTCTCTGGATTTGTTCTTGCTGCTGGCTATGCGAACTATATTGGCGGTCTGCTGATGTTGCAACTACCTGCAACAGTATGGGTTGGACTTACTTTTCTGTCTCCGATTGAGAGATCAGTTTTCTCTTTGGGCGCAGCCATTATAGGTATACCATTATTGGTTGGTTTGCCGAAGATTGGTGTCTTTGTAGGCCCCAAACCTGAGGGAGAATAA
- a CDS encoding septum formation initiator family protein, translated as MDNREQNSVYDDPGRRAKKKKRKPKIKRTFVTVLLGLVFLYAIFMITKTQWSLFQTNQEVEALQQQLNEVQEEQEALLELKDYVGSDEYIEYKARKELGLIKQGEHLIVLDETLEDGEEK; from the coding sequence ATGGACAATAGGGAACAAAACAGCGTCTACGATGACCCAGGTAGAAGAGCGAAAAAGAAAAAAAGAAAGCCGAAGATTAAGCGGACATTTGTTACCGTATTGTTAGGCTTGGTGTTTCTCTATGCAATTTTCATGATCACCAAAACCCAGTGGAGCCTCTTTCAGACTAACCAGGAAGTGGAAGCACTTCAGCAACAATTAAATGAAGTACAAGAAGAACAAGAGGCCTTGCTAGAATTAAAAGATTATGTTGGCAGTGATGAATATATTGAGTATAAGGCTCGGAAGGAACTGGGCCTGATTAAGCAGGGAGAGCATCTGATTGTGCTAGACGAAACGCTAGAAGACGGTGAAGAAAAATAA
- the tilS gene encoding tRNA lysidine(34) synthetase TilS, with amino-acid sequence MEKTIQQWNMLEDHDTVVLGLSGGMDSVCLFHLFRELAVLHGYRIIAVHLNHELREEAGEDEKFVKELCNFYGVELVCCSRDISQLAKEFGHGIEEQAREERYQLFEEVRIEYGAKAIALAHHREDQAETVLHHMIRGSALRGLGGMRYKRDHIIRPLLSCSKKMLETYLLEKQFKWVEDSSNRSLVYTRNRLRHQVLPLLREINPSVDKLFFETSLLLQKDEEALEALSVEWMKQYVTVYGVLGARVGYEHWEAAPFAFRARFLRKIYYVLTGCGLEKKYILQLEEQWSHCSEIDLPGGVFVRINKNCITVGSKHIKKIPYEVEMSLPGEVELEVGLIAKSSLVMREEYEKLTDEKCGNALQFHADLDKLGERLLLRNRQPKDAYKMLGAKGQSSVKKIFSAMGLGGYANQNLPVICSGTGEIVWVVGGRINSDFKVTKKTSRIVIVELLLH; translated from the coding sequence TTGGAAAAGACTATACAGCAATGGAATATGTTGGAAGACCATGATACGGTAGTCTTAGGCTTATCAGGCGGCATGGATTCTGTCTGCCTCTTTCACCTGTTTCGTGAACTTGCGGTTCTTCATGGATACCGCATAATTGCTGTTCATTTGAACCACGAGCTTAGAGAAGAAGCAGGAGAAGATGAGAAATTCGTAAAGGAGCTTTGCAACTTTTACGGAGTAGAGCTAGTTTGCTGTAGTAGAGACATATCCCAACTTGCAAAAGAATTTGGTCATGGCATTGAAGAACAAGCTAGGGAAGAACGGTACCAGCTATTTGAAGAAGTTAGAATAGAGTATGGGGCTAAGGCCATTGCTCTTGCACATCATAGGGAGGATCAAGCGGAGACGGTTTTACACCATATGATTCGTGGCTCAGCCTTACGTGGGCTCGGTGGCATGCGCTACAAGCGGGATCATATTATTAGGCCTCTTTTATCATGCAGCAAGAAAATGCTTGAAACATATCTTTTAGAAAAGCAGTTTAAATGGGTTGAAGATTCATCCAATCGTAGCCTTGTTTATACTAGAAATCGCTTGCGCCACCAGGTACTACCGCTGCTTAGAGAAATTAATCCTAGTGTCGACAAGTTGTTTTTTGAGACTAGCCTTCTTTTGCAGAAGGATGAAGAGGCTCTTGAAGCATTGAGTGTAGAATGGATGAAGCAATATGTTACAGTTTATGGTGTATTGGGTGCGCGGGTAGGATATGAACATTGGGAGGCTGCTCCTTTTGCTTTCCGGGCCCGTTTTTTGCGAAAAATCTACTATGTTCTCACCGGATGTGGACTAGAAAAGAAGTATATTCTACAGTTGGAAGAACAATGGAGCCATTGTTCAGAAATAGACCTACCGGGTGGAGTCTTTGTTCGAATCAACAAAAACTGTATTACTGTTGGATCAAAACATATTAAAAAGATTCCATATGAGGTGGAAATGAGTTTGCCGGGTGAAGTTGAATTAGAGGTTGGATTGATCGCCAAATCAAGTCTCGTAATGAGAGAAGAATATGAGAAGTTGACTGACGAAAAGTGTGGCAATGCACTTCAATTTCATGCAGATTTAGACAAGTTGGGTGAAAGGCTGTTACTTCGTAACCGCCAGCCAAAGGATGCGTATAAGATGCTTGGCGCCAAAGGTCAATCATCCGTTAAAAAAATATTTTCTGCTATGGGACTAGGGGGGTATGCCAATCAAAACTTGCCGGTTATCTGTTCAGGAACCGGTGAAATTGTCTGGGTTGTAGGTGGTAGAATTAACTCGGATTTTAAGGTAACGAAGAAAACAAGTAGGATTGTGATTGTTGAGCTCCTCCTACATTGA